The following are encoded together in the Candidatus Tumulicola sp. genome:
- a CDS encoding M20/M25/M40 family metallo-hydrolase: protein MRRYAALAAVLATALAALPANEARLESAYLQIPSSAGASASSRVLNEVYHYAGTPGDYRLAVYMRDTMRKYGLKAWIESFPALIYTPRVLQLQLLTSPAVTFDLHDQKIPVDPDGSRSDAGLPFNAGSGNGDVRARAVYVSRGLDADYATLARAGVSLRGKIAIVRYGAEFRGGLAKRAQAHGAAGVIFYTDPKDDGYGKGAVYPNGPYRPLGVVQRGVVAGSHALSIPVLPVTGITATRLIADTTGVAGPPGWAGDLHVRYPIGTTRSLVHLHVVLNLRSTTLWNTIGEITGANPAQSVILGGHRDAWVYGVTDDGSGISALLEVARGLGRLKQSGWVPKRSIRIAGWDAEEVGELGSEDYVAKHRAELLAGCIAYVNTDEAASGPTLGVASAGALETVVVPAVTQVLNVQRPEIDAPSGGSDFTTFIYKLGTPIVDLGYGGPLGTYHSPYDDYRFASMYADPGFVHHRTIAQTIGIIALRLANSDGISYRFNPYVAALQAGQKTLAKAAASAKVTLAPELTGAIARFATAAQAYDASGIDGGTQALQAAQRLDLVAYSANGYASVAFPAIATAIATGSQTNVDAAVQSTATELDGVTGLLTAEK, encoded by the coding sequence ATGCGCCGTTATGCCGCGCTCGCGGCGGTGCTCGCGACGGCGTTGGCGGCATTGCCGGCCAACGAGGCTCGACTCGAATCGGCGTATCTGCAGATCCCGTCGTCGGCCGGTGCGAGCGCCAGTTCGCGCGTGTTAAACGAGGTGTATCACTACGCGGGCACGCCGGGCGACTACCGGTTGGCCGTATACATGCGCGACACGATGCGCAAGTACGGATTGAAAGCCTGGATCGAATCCTTTCCGGCCTTGATCTATACGCCGCGCGTGCTGCAGCTGCAGCTGCTGACGTCTCCGGCCGTCACATTCGATCTGCACGACCAAAAGATTCCGGTCGATCCCGACGGCTCGCGTTCCGACGCGGGCTTGCCGTTTAACGCGGGTAGCGGCAATGGCGACGTGCGCGCTCGCGCGGTGTACGTTAGCCGCGGTTTGGATGCCGATTACGCGACGCTCGCTCGCGCCGGCGTTTCGCTGCGCGGAAAAATCGCGATCGTCCGGTACGGTGCCGAGTTTCGCGGCGGTCTCGCTAAACGCGCGCAAGCGCATGGCGCGGCCGGCGTTATCTTCTATACCGATCCGAAAGACGACGGTTACGGCAAGGGAGCCGTTTATCCGAACGGGCCGTACCGTCCGCTGGGCGTCGTGCAGCGCGGCGTCGTGGCCGGTAGTCACGCGCTATCGATTCCGGTGTTGCCGGTTACGGGCATCACCGCGACGCGACTAATCGCCGATACGACAGGCGTGGCCGGTCCACCGGGGTGGGCCGGCGATCTGCACGTACGCTATCCGATTGGAACGACGCGCTCGCTGGTGCATTTGCATGTCGTGCTGAACCTGCGAAGCACGACGCTATGGAATACGATCGGCGAGATCACCGGAGCGAATCCCGCGCAATCGGTCATTTTGGGCGGCCATCGCGACGCATGGGTATATGGCGTGACCGACGACGGTTCGGGAATCTCGGCGCTACTGGAGGTCGCGCGAGGACTCGGACGCTTGAAGCAGAGCGGTTGGGTGCCCAAACGCAGCATTCGCATCGCTGGTTGGGACGCAGAAGAAGTCGGTGAGTTGGGCTCGGAAGATTACGTCGCCAAGCATCGTGCCGAATTGCTGGCCGGCTGCATCGCTTACGTCAACACCGACGAGGCGGCATCCGGGCCGACGTTGGGCGTTGCCTCGGCGGGCGCGCTTGAAACGGTCGTCGTTCCCGCGGTAACCCAAGTGTTGAACGTGCAGCGTCCTGAGATCGACGCGCCGTCCGGCGGCTCCGATTTCACCACGTTCATCTACAAACTCGGCACGCCGATCGTCGATTTGGGATATGGTGGCCCGCTTGGCACGTATCACTCGCCGTATGACGACTACAGATTCGCTTCGATGTACGCCGATCCGGGATTCGTCCATCACCGTACGATCGCGCAGACCATCGGAATCATCGCGTTACGCCTGGCGAACTCCGATGGGATTAGCTATCGGTTCAACCCGTACGTGGCGGCCTTGCAAGCCGGTCAAAAAACGTTGGCGAAAGCGGCCGCGAGCGCAAAGGTAACGCTCGCTCCCGAACTCACCGGCGCCATCGCGCGATTTGCGACGGCGGCGCAAGCCTACGACGCGTCCGGTATCGATGGCGGGACGCAAGCCCTACAGGCAGCGCAACGCCTCGATTTGGTCGCGTATTCGGCCAACGGTTATGCCAGCGTGGCCTTCCCGGCGATCGCGACGGCGATCGCGACCGGTTCGCAAACCAACGTCGATGCCGCGGTGCAGTCGACCGCGACCGAGCTCGATGGCGTAACGGGACTGTTGACCGCCGAGAAGTAG
- a CDS encoding carboxypeptidase-like regulatory domain-containing protein: MTARVWRALATATLVVLALANGAYAAQAGQPVKSTVRGRVVDAHGKPIVVAQVLLVSILSKTVFAGAATATDGSFAFHGMQPGPYGLIAQIKRECAVSHAITVKPAKTYDVVMHMGSSSHCYGAIHFAP; encoded by the coding sequence GTGACCGCACGCGTGTGGCGCGCCCTCGCGACCGCTACACTGGTCGTTCTAGCGCTGGCAAACGGCGCGTACGCGGCGCAAGCCGGACAGCCGGTGAAATCGACGGTTCGCGGACGCGTGGTCGACGCGCATGGCAAACCGATCGTCGTGGCGCAAGTATTGCTCGTCTCGATCCTCTCGAAGACGGTGTTCGCCGGTGCCGCGACCGCGACGGACGGGTCGTTCGCGTTTCACGGCATGCAGCCGGGACCGTACGGACTAATCGCGCAGATCAAACGCGAGTGCGCGGTCTCGCACGCGATAACGGTAAAGCCCGCGAAGACCTACGACGTGGTGATGCACATGGGTTCATCGTCGCACTGCTACGGAGCCATTCACTTCGCTCCGTGA
- a CDS encoding efflux RND transporter permease subunit, with protein MFSLTRLFIKRPTLVFVLVSLMLFAGVVSTATIVKELFPDVSQPTVTISVEYNGASVTEMRDSIVQPIEQNLAGTPDLQTINAVVQQGRASITGIFDLQSDTATDLALTNKAVQAAAKYLPTNLTPPTVNLQDPTQSVVVTIALYSQKLSLSKLALYATNVIAPRLEQVPGISFVNVGGVVTPAYEVVVDPAKLTANGLTINDVIATLQADNQRVPGGYAYETNRQTTIDIRGDIQNLDSVRNLAIIKPSGSPGTLASQVENLTGGLSSLAGAVNPWTASNSVVRIEDVATVTDAYEPRLQFAHVSGKPALFMQVQKASTGSEVDASNNVIKVLPEIQRQFPEIAFRVIHVQSKFTGQQIDAVVRTLSEAILLTGLAMMFFLRSWRSAIVVCVSIPTSLAIAVTAMKLLHLTIDTVSLLGMSLVIGILVDDSTVVLENIERHFTELKEPPEEAAIHGREEIGAAAVVITLVDVVVFLPIAFIQGQVGRQIAEFAIVVVISTLTSLFVSFTVTPTLAGLWSLKSHWNPPKIVDAFGDRFDDLRNWYTGKTLPWALKHGKLVAALCALSFVGAIGLVALGFVGEEYIPPVDRGEIYVQVVYPIGTPITTVEKGVFGLEKKILDAKDVFANTAVAGAYSAAFGGFVSQSNVGQVHVWLKDEHQRSTSYWVTQLEKVANDYLPSNVQAYVVPATGTQAGNSQPIDLLVSDLTGGDPTDYAQRVMDLLKTVPGATSVNSSGTQRAPEISVQFDREKAQALGVDLGQAAQAAGAAFGGNVATQFETSQGLEQVQVIYPDSYQTSILALKSIPIRSSNGSIVYLGDIARFVSTPTPPLMTRSNRNTVVHVDANYSSSSSLSAVEAGLMKRLPSLHLPPNVSVKPAPLGQQDFMHQTLVGMGVSMIVSIILVYLLMVALYNSYISPLIIIFSVPVAAIGAVSALLLTHKSLNLFSLIGTILLIGIASKNGILLVDYANTLRSRGVEKLDAIVESAHTRFRPIVMTSFSVVAGNIPLAIALEPGSSSRSSLGIVVIGGVVSSLVLTLLLIPNVYMWLAPKDAPAAKRPRGETAPPPGPRRLPEHATALVQET; from the coding sequence ATGTTTAGCTTAACGCGGCTGTTCATCAAGCGCCCGACGCTGGTCTTCGTGCTAGTCTCGTTGATGCTGTTTGCCGGCGTTGTCTCGACCGCAACGATCGTCAAAGAACTCTTTCCGGACGTCAGCCAGCCGACGGTCACGATCTCGGTGGAGTACAACGGCGCGTCGGTTACCGAGATGCGCGACAGCATCGTGCAGCCGATCGAACAGAATCTGGCCGGCACGCCGGACCTGCAGACGATCAACGCCGTCGTGCAACAGGGCCGGGCGTCGATCACCGGCATCTTCGACCTGCAATCCGACACCGCGACCGATCTGGCGCTGACCAACAAAGCGGTGCAAGCCGCCGCTAAGTACTTGCCGACGAACTTGACGCCGCCGACGGTCAATTTGCAAGACCCGACGCAATCGGTCGTCGTCACGATCGCGCTCTACTCGCAAAAATTGTCGCTTTCTAAGCTGGCGTTATACGCCACCAACGTGATCGCGCCGCGCCTCGAACAAGTGCCGGGCATCTCGTTCGTCAACGTCGGTGGCGTGGTGACGCCGGCCTACGAAGTGGTCGTCGATCCGGCTAAGTTGACCGCGAACGGCTTGACGATCAACGACGTGATCGCCACGCTGCAGGCCGATAACCAGCGCGTTCCGGGTGGATACGCCTACGAAACCAACCGCCAAACGACCATCGACATCCGCGGCGACATTCAAAACCTCGACTCGGTTCGCAACCTCGCAATCATCAAACCCAGCGGATCGCCCGGTACGCTGGCATCGCAAGTCGAAAACCTCACCGGTGGACTGTCGTCGCTCGCCGGCGCCGTCAACCCCTGGACCGCCAGCAACTCGGTGGTGCGCATCGAGGACGTCGCAACCGTCACCGACGCCTACGAGCCGCGCTTGCAGTTCGCGCACGTCAGCGGCAAACCGGCGTTGTTCATGCAGGTGCAGAAAGCGTCGACCGGCAGCGAAGTCGACGCTTCGAATAACGTCATTAAGGTGCTGCCCGAAATTCAGCGTCAGTTCCCGGAAATCGCGTTCCGTGTGATCCACGTTCAGTCGAAGTTCACCGGCCAGCAAATCGACGCCGTCGTCCGCACGCTGAGCGAGGCGATTCTACTGACCGGCCTCGCGATGATGTTCTTCCTGCGCTCGTGGCGCAGCGCCATCGTGGTTTGCGTATCGATTCCGACGTCGCTCGCGATTGCCGTAACGGCGATGAAACTACTCCATCTAACCATCGACACGGTGTCGCTGCTGGGCATGTCGCTGGTGATCGGCATCTTGGTCGACGACTCGACGGTCGTCTTAGAGAACATCGAACGCCACTTCACCGAGCTCAAAGAACCGCCCGAAGAAGCCGCAATTCACGGGCGCGAAGAGATCGGCGCGGCGGCCGTGGTCATTACGTTGGTCGACGTCGTCGTCTTTCTTCCGATCGCGTTCATCCAAGGCCAAGTCGGACGACAAATCGCCGAGTTTGCGATCGTGGTCGTCATTTCGACCCTCACGTCGCTCTTCGTCTCGTTTACCGTCACCCCGACCCTGGCCGGTTTGTGGTCTCTGAAATCGCATTGGAACCCGCCGAAGATCGTCGACGCATTCGGCGACCGCTTCGACGACCTACGCAACTGGTACACCGGGAAGACCTTGCCATGGGCCTTGAAGCACGGAAAATTAGTCGCCGCGCTCTGCGCGTTGAGTTTCGTCGGCGCGATCGGATTGGTTGCGCTCGGGTTCGTCGGCGAAGAATACATCCCGCCGGTCGACCGCGGCGAAATCTACGTCCAAGTCGTCTACCCGATCGGAACGCCCATCACGACGGTTGAAAAAGGCGTGTTCGGCCTGGAGAAAAAGATCCTCGACGCAAAAGACGTATTCGCAAACACGGCCGTGGCCGGCGCGTACTCCGCAGCATTCGGCGGATTCGTATCGCAAAGCAACGTCGGGCAAGTGCACGTCTGGCTCAAAGACGAGCACCAGCGTTCCACCTCATACTGGGTGACGCAACTCGAGAAAGTCGCGAATGACTACCTTCCCAGCAACGTGCAGGCGTACGTCGTTCCGGCAACCGGAACCCAAGCCGGCAACTCTCAACCGATCGACCTCCTCGTTTCCGACCTGACGGGCGGAGATCCGACCGACTACGCGCAACGCGTTATGGACTTGCTCAAGACGGTACCCGGCGCGACCAGCGTCAACAGCAGCGGCACGCAACGCGCCCCCGAGATTTCCGTACAGTTCGATCGAGAGAAAGCCCAAGCGCTAGGCGTCGATTTAGGCCAAGCCGCGCAAGCCGCCGGCGCGGCCTTCGGTGGCAACGTCGCGACGCAGTTCGAAACGTCGCAGGGCCTGGAGCAAGTTCAGGTCATCTATCCCGACTCGTATCAAACCAGCATCCTGGCGCTCAAGTCGATCCCGATTCGTTCGTCCAACGGCTCGATCGTCTACTTAGGCGATATCGCTCGTTTCGTCTCGACGCCGACGCCGCCGCTCATGACGCGCAGCAACCGCAACACCGTGGTGCACGTCGACGCCAACTATTCTTCGTCGTCGTCGCTCTCGGCGGTCGAGGCCGGCCTGATGAAGCGCCTGCCGTCGCTACACTTGCCGCCCAACGTTTCGGTGAAACCGGCACCGTTAGGCCAGCAAGATTTTATGCATCAAACGCTGGTCGGCATGGGCGTCTCGATGATCGTTTCGATCATTCTGGTATACCTGCTGATGGTCGCCTTGTACAACAGTTACATCTCGCCGTTGATCATCATCTTCTCCGTGCCGGTAGCGGCGATCGGCGCCGTCAGCGCGTTGCTGCTGACGCACAAATCGTTGAACTTGTTCTCGCTGATCGGCACGATCTTGTTGATCGGCATCGCATCCAAGAACGGAATTCTACTGGTCGACTATGCCAATACGCTGCGATCTCGCGGTGTGGAGAAACTCGACGCAATCGTAGAAAGCGCGCACACGCGGTTCCGTCCGATCGTGATGACCAGCTTCTCGGTGGTCGCCGGGAACATTCCGCTGGCCATCGCGCTCGAACCCGGTTCGAGCTCGCGCTCCAGCCTAGGCATCGTCGTCATCGGCGGCGTAGTCAGTTCGCTCGTGTTGACGCTGCTGCTGATTCCCAACGTGTATATGTGGCTGGCGCCCAAAGATGCGCCCGCAGCCAAACGTCCGCGTGGCGAAACGGCGCCGCCCCCGGGTCCGCGACGCTTGCCGGAGCACGCGACCGCACTCGTTCAAGAAACGTGA
- a CDS encoding efflux RND transporter periplasmic adaptor subunit, producing the protein MKIRKVLPVVLLAACAHKTPPPPTPFVTTAIVRIGAVQPSRRLAGIIAPYQNVAVQSTLSEPADSVNVQEGDIVHKGEVLSVLDTSDLEAQLRADQATANSNVATTSHAVYQGSLSIAQGADAMRAANAAVNQAKANQERDASQLTRDQNLYDKGYVSLAQVEQDRATGRDDSAALDNANSQLSSARSNVQANGTLGSGGLQQSTVQQAQAQVAVAQAQAEQVQVQIGKATIVSPIDGVVVNRNFNPGEYPGTRQLFTLQQVDPVYAVLHGSGAEVANIQPGVRANVLVADLGNHATFTGTVVGVLNQINPGSTDFQVKVVVQNPFRRLRPGMAIVGTVPLPAVRGIVVPETAFTDDNHTAVMVVRSDGTLKTTPVTEIGGDTKDSIVTGIVSGTRILQDGQQSVGDGQTVQFH; encoded by the coding sequence TTGAAAATTCGTAAAGTACTTCCCGTTGTGCTGCTGGCCGCGTGCGCGCACAAGACACCACCACCGCCAACTCCATTCGTTACGACAGCGATTGTGCGGATTGGGGCCGTCCAGCCAAGCCGCCGGCTTGCCGGAATTATCGCTCCATATCAAAACGTCGCGGTGCAATCGACGTTATCCGAGCCGGCCGACTCGGTCAACGTGCAAGAAGGCGACATCGTGCACAAGGGCGAGGTGCTTTCGGTGCTCGACACCTCCGATCTGGAGGCGCAGTTACGCGCCGACCAAGCGACCGCCAACAGTAACGTCGCCACGACCAGCCACGCGGTCTATCAGGGGTCGCTCTCGATCGCACAGGGCGCCGACGCCATGCGTGCCGCCAACGCGGCCGTCAATCAAGCTAAGGCCAATCAGGAACGCGACGCATCCCAGCTCACCCGCGATCAAAATTTGTACGACAAGGGCTACGTATCGCTGGCACAGGTGGAGCAAGATCGAGCCACCGGCCGCGACGATTCCGCCGCGCTCGACAATGCAAACTCGCAATTATCCTCGGCCCGCTCGAACGTACAGGCCAACGGCACGCTTGGTTCGGGTGGTTTACAGCAATCGACGGTACAGCAAGCGCAGGCCCAAGTCGCCGTCGCACAAGCCCAAGCCGAACAAGTACAGGTGCAGATCGGCAAGGCGACGATCGTTTCGCCGATCGACGGCGTGGTCGTCAACCGCAATTTCAATCCGGGCGAGTATCCCGGCACGCGCCAACTCTTTACGCTCCAGCAAGTCGATCCGGTGTATGCGGTGTTGCACGGCTCGGGCGCAGAGGTGGCCAACATCCAACCTGGCGTGCGCGCGAACGTGCTGGTAGCCGACCTGGGCAACCACGCGACGTTTACCGGTACGGTCGTCGGCGTACTGAATCAAATCAATCCCGGCTCGACCGACTTTCAAGTGAAGGTCGTCGTTCAGAATCCATTCCGCCGGCTGCGCCCCGGTATGGCCATCGTCGGCACCGTTCCGCTTCCCGCGGTTCGCGGCATCGTCGTGCCCGAAACGGCGTTTACCGACGACAATCACACCGCGGTAATGGTGGTGCGTTCGGACGGAACGCTCAAGACCACTCCGGTCACCGAAATCGGCGGAGACACGAAGGATTCGATCGTGACCGGCATCGTTTCGGGAACGCGCATTCTGCAAGACGGCCAACAGAGCGTCGGTGACGGCCAAACGGTGCAGTTCCATTAA
- a CDS encoding DUF5069 domain-containing protein, whose amino-acid sequence MDLTNAAPRSAKDKLAGLDSLKRTIDKAKAYNEGHLGDYHYDCPHDKPLFAFLDVEAPEFARKVKELDTDDAIAGWLRSDSSLPRKTQADIDRFNHEREQWHPEPGTDSAAFFESERQRVAPDRPGIVTWFDLLDLDEGRPVPNPTAVA is encoded by the coding sequence ATGGATTTAACGAATGCCGCGCCGCGCAGCGCGAAAGACAAACTGGCCGGGCTCGACTCCCTGAAGCGCACGATCGATAAGGCCAAAGCCTATAACGAAGGGCACTTGGGCGATTATCACTACGATTGTCCGCACGACAAGCCGCTGTTCGCATTCTTGGACGTCGAGGCGCCCGAGTTCGCACGCAAGGTGAAAGAACTCGACACCGACGACGCAATCGCCGGATGGTTACGTTCCGATTCGTCGCTGCCGCGCAAGACGCAAGCCGACATCGATCGCTTCAACCACGAACGAGAGCAATGGCATCCGGAGCCCGGAACCGATTCCGCCGCGTTCTTCGAGAGCGAACGTCAACGCGTCGCACCCGATCGTCCCGGAATCGTTACGTGGTTCGATTTGCTCGATCTCGACGAAGGCCGCCCGGTGCCGAATCCGACTGCGGTTGCGTAA
- a CDS encoding YdeI/OmpD-associated family protein, with amino-acid sequence MSSADDIPAELASALQGNLAARDAFFALPPSHRLEYVRWIDDAKQPQTRVSRANKALEKLVPKK; translated from the coding sequence ATGAGTTCGGCCGACGATATCCCCGCAGAACTGGCATCGGCGCTGCAAGGTAATCTCGCCGCACGCGACGCGTTTTTTGCATTGCCGCCATCGCATCGTCTCGAATACGTGCGCTGGATCGACGATGCCAAGCAGCCGCAAACTCGCGTGTCGCGTGCAAACAAAGCGCTTGAAAAGTTGGTACCCAAGAAATGA
- a CDS encoding S53 family peptidase yields the protein MDRHAIPGSEREPVPGAKAVAPADPNASIEATVVLKRRSPDEFGACVRRAVDAWPGARLSRDEFANRFSADPADCSAVRAFAKANGLQVAGEDTAAHTIRLSGTVAAFSAAFGVELHTYDYHGGSYRGRVGSVHVPESLASVVVAVLGLDDRPQASPHFRIRKALGKVAPRAQGASFDPVQIAKLYGFPAGAKATGQCIAVIELGGGYKDADLQAYFSGLGVPVPEVVAVSVDSAQNAPTGSVDGPDGEVMLDIEVAGAVATGAKIAVYFAPNTDAGFLDAITAAIHDTTNKPSVISISWGSAESTWTKQATAAFDAAFQAAATLGITVTAASGDSGSSDGQNSGNHADFPCSSSYALACGGTKVAVSGQTLSGETVWNETASDEGATGGGVSAVFALPAWQKGLSATSTSGVATPLAHRGVPDVAGNADPETGYAVRIDGTDTVLGGTSAVAPLWAALIALANAAAGTNAGFINAKLYADASVCRDITQGNNGAFEAVKGWDACTGLGSPNGAAVVGALATNKSTVL from the coding sequence TTGGACCGTCATGCAATTCCCGGTAGCGAACGCGAACCGGTACCCGGCGCGAAAGCCGTCGCACCCGCCGATCCGAATGCGTCGATCGAGGCGACGGTCGTGCTCAAGCGCCGTTCGCCCGACGAGTTCGGCGCGTGCGTTCGTCGCGCGGTCGATGCGTGGCCCGGCGCCCGCTTAAGCCGGGACGAATTCGCGAACCGCTTCTCGGCCGATCCCGCCGATTGTTCGGCCGTGCGTGCGTTTGCGAAAGCCAACGGTTTGCAAGTGGCCGGCGAAGATACGGCGGCGCATACGATTCGACTAAGCGGTACCGTCGCTGCGTTCTCGGCCGCATTCGGCGTCGAACTGCACACCTACGATTACCATGGCGGTTCGTACCGAGGCCGCGTCGGCTCCGTGCACGTGCCCGAGTCGTTAGCGTCGGTCGTGGTGGCCGTGCTGGGGCTCGACGACCGGCCGCAGGCGTCGCCGCATTTCCGCATACGCAAAGCGCTGGGGAAGGTCGCGCCGCGCGCGCAAGGTGCATCATTCGACCCCGTGCAGATCGCTAAACTGTACGGCTTCCCCGCGGGAGCGAAGGCGACCGGCCAATGCATCGCGGTTATCGAGCTGGGCGGCGGATACAAAGACGCTGATCTACAGGCGTATTTCAGCGGTCTCGGCGTGCCCGTTCCCGAGGTCGTTGCGGTCTCGGTCGATTCCGCGCAGAACGCGCCGACCGGCAGCGTCGACGGTCCGGACGGCGAGGTGATGCTCGATATCGAAGTCGCCGGCGCGGTCGCAACCGGCGCCAAGATCGCCGTCTATTTTGCGCCCAATACCGACGCCGGATTTCTCGACGCGATCACGGCCGCGATTCACGACACCACCAACAAGCCGTCGGTCATATCGATCAGTTGGGGTTCGGCCGAATCGACCTGGACCAAACAGGCGACGGCGGCGTTCGACGCAGCTTTTCAAGCCGCGGCAACGCTGGGTATCACGGTGACGGCGGCGTCGGGCGACAGCGGTTCGAGCGACGGCCAGAACAGCGGTAATCACGCCGATTTTCCGTGTTCGAGTTCGTACGCGCTGGCGTGCGGCGGCACCAAAGTTGCCGTGTCCGGCCAAACGCTTTCGGGCGAGACGGTGTGGAACGAAACGGCCTCCGATGAGGGCGCGACCGGTGGCGGCGTCAGTGCCGTCTTCGCGTTGCCGGCCTGGCAAAAAGGCCTGTCCGCGACGTCGACATCGGGAGTGGCGACGCCCTTGGCGCATCGCGGCGTTCCCGACGTTGCGGGCAACGCCGATCCCGAGACCGGCTACGCGGTTCGTATCGACGGAACCGATACGGTCCTGGGTGGCACCAGCGCGGTCGCGCCGCTGTGGGCAGCGCTGATCGCGCTGGCCAACGCGGCCGCCGGGACGAACGCCGGCTTCATCAACGCCAAACTGTATGCCGATGCGTCGGTCTGCCGCGACATCACGCAAGGCAACAACGGCGCGTTCGAAGCGGTCAAAGGATGGGATGCGTGTACCGGCTTGGGAAGTCCGAACGGTGCCGCCGTTGTAGGAGCGCTCGCAACGAATAAAAGTACCGTTTTATAG
- a CDS encoding SMP-30/gluconolactonase/LRE family protein codes for MKKRAYPAVAAMVLPLLAACSSASSPTPAVQSVAPQGRMIASVRADVRFGLSGSKLDAALLHRGHGDASSAKTQATLFISDLDTQTIELYPANAKKPKQSGSITDGIDEPVNDAVDASGTLYVANNGNSTVTEYPLGSTSPSVTLSDELVYPNGVAVDNAGTVYVTSGAYVGQCYVLVFPKGATSPSAQINGFELPVGLATDKKGDLFVGDAVANAVWEVPKGTTTPKNLNLTELSDPVGVAIDPKGHLWVANYSSGLAVEFKIGDTKPLSSIDDDLAGPYSIAFGKNASLYVGNSGHYPGDVTAFKKNKTSPYATISSGNPAGVAVYPAPKNL; via the coding sequence GTGAAAAAGAGAGCATACCCGGCCGTCGCAGCGATGGTCCTTCCCCTGCTCGCCGCGTGTTCGTCGGCATCCTCTCCGACCCCAGCCGTGCAATCCGTGGCTCCGCAAGGCCGCATGATCGCATCGGTGCGCGCCGACGTCCGCTTCGGATTGTCTGGCTCGAAGCTCGATGCCGCGCTACTCCATCGCGGGCACGGCGATGCATCGTCGGCGAAGACGCAAGCGACGCTATTTATCTCAGATCTCGACACGCAAACGATCGAGCTCTATCCGGCGAACGCGAAGAAGCCCAAACAAAGCGGTTCGATCACCGACGGCATCGACGAGCCGGTCAACGATGCAGTCGACGCGTCCGGTACGTTGTACGTTGCCAACAACGGCAACAGCACCGTCACCGAATATCCGCTCGGGTCCACTAGCCCGAGCGTGACGCTCTCGGACGAACTGGTATATCCGAACGGCGTTGCAGTAGATAATGCCGGAACCGTCTACGTTACCAGCGGGGCGTACGTCGGCCAATGCTATGTGCTCGTATTCCCGAAGGGCGCCACCAGCCCGAGCGCACAGATCAATGGTTTCGAATTGCCGGTCGGTCTTGCGACCGATAAAAAAGGTGATCTGTTCGTTGGAGACGCGGTTGCCAATGCAGTATGGGAAGTTCCGAAAGGCACGACGACTCCGAAGAATCTGAACTTAACCGAACTCAGCGATCCGGTCGGCGTGGCAATCGATCCGAAAGGACACCTATGGGTGGCGAACTACTCGTCCGGCCTAGCCGTCGAGTTCAAGATCGGTGACACCAAGCCGTTATCGAGCATCGACGACGACCTCGCCGGCCCGTACAGCATCGCATTCGGCAAGAACGCAAGCCTGTACGTTGGAAACAGCGGCCACTATCCGGGCGATGTCACCGCGTTCAAGAAAAACAAGACCTCACCGTACGCGACGATTTCTTCTGGAAATCCGGCCGGCGTCGCAGTGTACCCCGCTCCCAAAAACCTGTAG